GTAATTACCCAGGTTTTGTTCGTTTCGAGGGCCAGAAGTTCATCCCTAATTGCCTGGCGCCAATAATCATGCTGAatagcttgctcaaaactttgAGGTTCAGTGAGATTGTCAATGGCAACGGAAAGGGCTTTGTGAGACGGGGAGAGATGTTCATATAAAATGAATTGAGAGATAGGATGCTGTAAAAATGAGGATGAGGCACCAGAGGAAGAATCTGATTCACATAGAACCTGTATACATTGAAAATCTGCTAAACGTGCAGGTGGCTTTCTAATCCTATTTGAGCGCCTAAGATGCTGGTCTACATGAGGTTGTTCTAAAGCTACATGATCATGTGATGGTGAGTTAGATGGGGGCTTGAAGCTAATGCTGGCATGTGGTGCAGAATTTataaccacaaactaaccggcaagtgcaccgggtcgtaccaagtagtacctcaagtgaatgagggtcgatcccacgaggattgatggactaagcaataATAATTGAGTAATTTACTTAATTAGACAAACAAAAAATAGTGTTTAGGTctcaattgcattaaacagtaaattcagaaaattagaaaagtaatttaattatcttatctattatatttttttagtatattttgtaattaaaaattattaatattatgcTCTCATTTCTTAaagatattaaatttttaaacttgtctttaaattatatttattttaaacttcaattcaaattagcagcaaatttttcattaaaaaacttttttaagaaaaatttttttctttgagttgtttgtgaaatttttgaGAATTAACATCTTGCTAGAATATTGTAagttattagttattaaaaaatagCTAGCTAATTATTAGTCATGACTTTGGGAATTTAATTATTCTCTTGTTTGAAATAGCTTTAGATTAGTGACAAAATTGTGACAAATTACATTAGTGTGCTTGACAAATTTTCTTCAAACTTTTCATGAATTTTTCGTGGATTTATATAGAGGTTAGCGATTGGTAGCAACATGAAATAAGGAAGAATAAGGACTAACATTTTTTCTCACAAATTAATAGCAACATGAAATAATAAGCGAGAAAAGTCTATCAGTTGTTAAGCGGTCGCTAATTCCTCACTAAATAAGTTTTTGATTAGTGACTCAATTGCGACTAGTTACTTCTAAAATTTTTTCGGTTAACTTTGGATTTGTTATAACTCTACAACAGATTTTCAATGAGATTAGCAAGTAATTTGCTACAAATTATAGGTAGGGTATAGCTTTTATTTTGCGACAAGATTGCAGTTGTTAAGTCGCTCGCTAAATTAGAATTACGACAAGTTAGAGACAAATGTATTTCGCCCGCTAATTAGCGACTTGAAATTAGCGAATGAAGTGTATCAGTTGTTAAAGGATCGCAAATTTCTCGCTACTGAGGTCCTAGGTGCTTAATATCCATATTTTCACTTTAGTGACTAATTAGCAAGGAATATTTGCCTAGCTAAATGATTTATCCGCCGTTGCGACAAGTTCGCGACAACGGTTTTCCgtcattaatttaatttgaattttacaaTATTATGTGACAAATTAGTGAGAAACTACTTGCTAGCTAGAAATAAAAACTTTGGTGACAAATTAGCTAGGAAATTGTTCATCGCAAAATGCATTTCAAGTCTTTGTGATGAATTAGCTAAGAACATTGTTCTTCACTAGTTAGCCTTTTTACACAAACTTTATTTAGCGACGAACTAATGTGTGAAATTGTTTTTCGTTAATTGTATATCAAAACTTGCGACGGCTACTTTACTTTTATTCGACTGAACTCTTAAGTGACTAATTTGCTAGAACTCAACACTGTCACTCGTTAATTAATTTGTGATGAATTagggaaaaaaatttttctattatttttttagctACAAAACTTAATTTacgaaaaataaatttatttgtaaATCTCTTGTTAatcagttaattttttaaaattttgatattttgtgATCGTTCATTAATTTTGTTGTTACTATATCACTAATTTTTCATTAATTAGTGATagattaataacaaaaaatattttttataaaaatttgttgctaatttatcaaatttttgTAGTGATATTGTGAAAGACTACACTTATTCAAAGACGTTAATGGAGAAAGAAATGTTTAGCTACAATAACAATGGAAATGGTGGTGGAATAGAGGTGGTAACAAGTCCATGTGGCCTTGTTCCTTGTTAAtcttgaaacaaataaaagtacctaacaaagaaaaattgaatCTTGAAACTTCTTTTAAGAAGTTAATaattatttgtgttttttttttttcagagagAAAAGGTATGGAAATAAAAATCAAAAGgatattttgataattttaaaattttttaacaaaatttattttaattttaattattgattatttttgtcaaatcaaattcatttttataaatataatattattttaatttttttttgtagttaAGTATGTCAACGTTCAAATATTTgatagtaaaaaataattatttattttaaattatttaaaaaaatattacaaaaaataaatatttaattatttcatattttataaagGTGAAATTCAGGTAAAGTCGACTCCACGTGAAATTAATACTTGAGAgctgttagataaaaatttagtcaattcagttaaattatctaacggctctcaaATATCAATTTCATTGAAATCGACTGTACCTGAATTTTTaccttttataaaatatttaaacgGATAATGATGGATTACTCtgcttatttttatttaagttcCAATGCATCTCGACTTCATTGGACGTAAGGATGAAATAAGTGGTGAGATTCACTAATACGAACTGACCGTCAAAGTTGCAGCATTGTTTAGCAATgttcttttttagtttttattcaGCATTAAAAAATGTGAGAGAAAATCTCTGTCGTAACTTCGCTACTCTCGAAAATTGTATGCAACATCAGTTTGTATACGTGACTGCTAGTTATACAGATTTGATAGATGGTCTTCAAACAAATATTTTCAATACATAAAAAGACTATAAAGCCTGAAAAGTTCCATTTGATCATAATGTCTTGCACCAAATGTATCAAACGACGACCCGTCTGTGATCATTATCATGGTCACCacaaatattaaaaactaaaaataaaagattaaatttttaaagtgattttaaaatttataaattttaatattttagtttttagatttaaaatttattatattagtttGTGAGATTTAATTTTAGACATCATATTAATTTTGGATCTTTTCTAATGTTGAATCGATAAACGGAGTGTTGAGTATATTTTGACTTGTCATGCAAAACACAGGATTAaatagtattattttatttttgtgcttaattaaacaagacaaaaataaaaagacgAAAAAGAGTTTATATAATATACAAATTATTTAATCTCCATATATTgtccaaaataattttatttttatcttatttaaatgtcaaaaaaaaaaacaacgtCGTTTAGCTATATGTTCAACAAAGCAAGTCAGAATTAGCTCATTACtttatttgttaatttagtATTAAAAGAAATTGAGGAATCAATATAATGTAAAGAGCTGAATCTGAAAGATtagtataataaattttaaatttaataactaaaatagtGAAAATCGTAAATCTTAAAAACTATCGTTGAAAATTagtaaaaaaccaaaaaaaaataagtatgAGATCAAGGAAAAAGGTAGAATTAAGAAGTAAGTAAAAGAGAACGTcgaattaaataattaaagaaagaaaTCCAAAGGAAAAGCAAGTTTTGGACGGGTAATTAAAAGAGGAAAAGTAATTTTAGAGTATTTTACTTTTTGTATGACAAAATAATGTGTAGATATCTTTTAGAAGGAATTTCAAATTTTACGGGATTTTAATGAGAGATTATAGCtattaaaaataagaattttaatttcttgtaaaaagaaaaaaaaatcaatttctttcgtGGACATCCGGTGGAGATTTACACTACTCCAAAGATAAATATTTATGTCCGAGTATAAGAGACAAAGATCTAATTCGATACTCATTTAAATTTTGAAGCAGAAGatgatttttataaaaaaaaatattagtttgagagagttttatttataatttacgAGGATTTTAAATGTTcacaaattattaataattctttaaaaaaaaatttatcaatggttcttataaaaaaaaatgttgtGTAACGTTAGATTTATTagtggaataataaaaattatttgtcaGTAATATGTTTATTATCGAATTTTTGTCGAAATTAATCTAATGGTATAATTCTCGCCAGAAATAAATTATTGTCGAATTATGCAACGGATTATTTATTTAATCAGTTGGTAATTACTGTCGAAAAAATTTAAACGATAATTTTAACGTTTCACTATGTTTTTTCCTGCTTAATTGCTGTTGGATAATGTCCGAGGTAAATTCGAcgaaaaaatcatttttttttttttgcacaataggtggtcaaaatttttttatataattttttttttgtatagtGTAGTCAAATTCTAAACAATAGAAACCAAATgtaaattaaatatcaaatatacaaaaaaaattaacagtaaaaaaatagaatatacAATGAAACAGTATACAACAAAACTTTAATAACTAAAGATCCTGATagtcgtcgtcgtcgtcgtcaTTTTTCTGGTCCTACTGAGGTGGCGGACTATGCGGTGATGTCGGTGCCCCTGTAGCAGCGCTACTGCCACTGGCCCACATCTGATCTTGGTAAACCGCCATTGATCTGTTGCTCCATTCACTGAAGCCACTCCAGACCGAGGATATCTATGTCTGAGATGCGTGTGAGGATATCCTGATACTTCTCCTTAGACTGCTGCAGCTGCTGATCCTGTTGGTGAAGTTTTCGGGTAAGCTCTAGCACCTGCTCCCTCAAATCGACACCGTGTTTGGGATCAACGAGTCGGTTGGTGGTAGAGGCGGATGAATGTCTCAATGTGCAGGTGCGGAGGTTGTTAGCTAAGAACGATACTCGTAGATGAGGTTCTTATATGGCTCAGATACGGTCTCGGGCCAAACCGTGTCAGGATCGACTTCAGCTGCAGCGGAGTtgtcgtcgtcgtcgtcgtctCCAATCTACTGGGATTGCTGAGTTGCGGCATCCGCCAATCTCTAAGTGTAGGACTCCTATGTAACACATATTATGATTAGGACTgtagttaattaaaaattaaactttataCCCTATGATTTGCATAATAACACTTTATCTTGTCACATAATGATCTGCAGCCCGCTGATCAGCCAATCTCTCTTTATTCTCTCTTAAGTTGTGGGTGTAGTTGAAGATATCCACCATCATTGCATCACGACTCAACATTTTAGCTACGCAGGTTGAAACAACATTTTAAATAAAGTTATAATGACATTATatttcaaaaacaaaatgaacttaataataaattaaaacaagttGCACATCAGCCTAGCCTTTGTCTTCATAAAAGTCGCTGATCCACCAATATACTTTGACGACCTAGTCGATGCTCTGTTATATTTATTCGTGAGACGGCGATGCTTGAACCCCCTTATCAGTCTCCCAATAGACGTACAACGCCTTCTTAATGTCCGGACAGAGCCAAATAATGAGGTGGTCGTGCTGCTCGCGTACGTTTTCCATCATCTGCTACAGCTGCCTAGCCATCCGATGGTCGAAAATCTTCCTTATCATTACATCGTGCATCATGTCCCATAAAAATTTCTCCTGCACAAAGAACATTTAGTACGagttaatcaaaattaaatacataatttAACAAAATAGAAGATATAGATTAAGTAAGGTTTGAATATGTAGAGTTTTTACCATCCACTTATGGAACCATCGCTCTCTGGTCTCAGTAGGGATCTTTGTGTAGCTCGGCCACGAATGGTCGTACATCAGTTTGATGATATTTGTACACTCCTATGtacatgcattgttatttggcACAAACCTATCAATAAAAAACTTAATATTAATAGTTtactaaaaattatttgaagTAATCTATAACTTcaattatatttagattttttagaaatttcggcagagttttatctttaaataaaatGCGTCACAAACTTTATCTGTCAACAATGAACCCTAAACAATTCACAAACAAACTAATATGGAACTATATGACTTAAGCAGTAACATCCATCAACAATCAAGTAGTATGCATATAAAACTAAATATCTTAACAACCTAAGTTCACTAACCTAAATCTAACCTATCCTAacaacctaaatccactaaaactagaaaattgagtgtaactaaattaaactaactaactaaaataatatgCATATAAAAGACTTAAAATAGTACTCACGCTATCAAACCATTAGAACAGTCATCCGTACAACGAGAGCCAGTAGAGGGTCATATGGCTAGGATCCGTGAGAAGATTCCAGCACCGCAGTATCTGTCGTTAGAGGAGGCAGCAGTGTCGAAACAATGGGATGTTGAGCGGACGAAAGTGGTGGAGGAGTCCATTCTCGTGAAGCAACTTGCTGACTTCCTGGTTGTGAGAGTGGTAGAGCAGCAGGAGCCCTGTAGTTAGGGTTAGGGACTATGATGAACGGTTAATCCCGTGCACTCACTGTTTGCGACGTCCCAGAAAGAGTCAAAATAGAGGGTGATGACCGAGAAGTCCCAAAGGTACCAGTAGACATCCTTCCTCTACCATGGCCATAAAACCGATTCGTGACACCTCTACCTATCATCATATCTGCGAAGAGCATAcgaattaaattcaaatttacaTCCATTAAATTTCACTAAAATTTTCGTAAACACAATTCTTTAATtagaattaatcaaattaaaatcttaccaaatttaaatttgtaacAATAATTCCCATCATTCGTAAACATAAATGATTTTTTCTGCTCTCACAATCCTccatattttcatttttatgcaTTAACACttgaaattaataaataataaaattaactacatattttatgaataaaaataatgtaattattttttcaaacaaAGCATGGTAAAAATACAACTAATATAATTATCTCAGCTAGTAAATGAAActtaaaattgaaagaaaatttaattatagcatttaaatttttttatatttaaaatacatTGAGTTATGTTtgataactaaaaaatatttacaaaaataatcaaaatttattttatttaatatttattaattattataataattaatgaataataaataaaataaattttaatttttttttttagaattatcAAAATACATATAGGACGTGTTTGAACGAGGTAATTAAAGAAAGAAAGTAACTTTAGAGgatatttataaaattcttaatGAAAAATAACGTATTTGATTTTGTTTAGAGAAAATTTCAAATTCAAGAGATTTTGACGAGAGATTTTTGCTATTAAAAATGAGAAATCTTAATTCCCAAAAGAGAGAGAATGTTTATTTCATCGTCTTTTTACTTCACTTCAAATGAATTTATCTTTGCATTAATTTAcacttataattaataaataataaaatcaacaacaaattttttgaaataaagttaatctaattttttttttccaaacaAAACATCATAAACATACAACTAATATGATTATGTGATATGtcaactaaataaaaaattttaaaattaaggaGAGTTAcaacatttaaattttaaaatttaagaacaaaaatattatataactaacttagttttatatttatcttacACTAAAGTTAATCTTAATCAACTCTGCTTTTCACTAAAAAGACTCGCAGACAAGTTAACATTCttcatttaaaaattcattatttaatttaataaacaCCCGCTAAGCGCTAAGTACATAGAGTAATTCTATTTTTTACACTCGGTCTTATCGAAGTGGGAGAAAAAGGAACTAAAGATAAAGGAAAGCTTTCTATTtctaaacacaaataaaaaaatttaaaaactaaacaCTACATAAACAAGAACACAACCATCGCATAAAAAACATCTGCATCATCGTTATCATAAGTCGTTGACGTGTGTTTGCATGGTCTTGACTGCCAAGGTAGTAGCAGCTAGATACACACATTGCATGGTCTACATCATTGTTATAATGTTATTATTAGCCACACTTTTATAACATTATATATATCGAAATAGTATAATACttttagataataataataataataataataatatttttataatatattaaaattaaattctataatcaattatttaataattaaaaaacattttcatacgaaaataattataaattttttattagaatatcTACTATATTATTttgagaaaaaatataaaaaaattaataattttaataattttaatttatatttactaatatttttagtCAATAATCtgattatttttagtataataatttaatattatatttttaaatattaataattaattactaacaaaaaataataaattatactaGTTATGTAATATTGttctaaaatattttcatataaataGCTTCTAAACATACAATTTACTTATCAAAATTGATAGAGGGGTCAAAATAACTGACCACGGCAAGTGCACACCAAAACATGAGCATTGATCCTTTCtatgaatattaaatatttaaataataaactaatttaatataaacTTGCATAATGTGGTTCAATGATTTCTTCATCTTGTAAAGTCGTGAACAAGATTTGTTCTGTCTGCATTGTTGAGTCTCCAAGAAGGGAATGGGTCCATGTCATCATTGGCATCATAATCCATGAAACGTAACTCGCCGTTATTATTGCCTTGAGAGTTTGTATAGTACCACGAATTGTTATTGTTGTGGCCGTACATGTGAGTCGCAACCGGCTCCATTTCGCCGCCGCTGTTAGTAACGGTGGTTGTGGTGGCGGCTGCGGTAGCGCTggctcttctctcttctttcttgtATCTAATCCCGCATGCATTGCATAGTGTCTGCTTGCAATTCAAACACAAAAACAACCTTAAATAAATTGTACCTTAAACATATATAGAAGTATATGATGGTAATACtagaaagacaaaaaaaaaaaaaataggtagaatttgtcttatttaatatttattaataattaatgaatattaaataagataaattatgattgttttttgtcgattttttttgttaccaaaCATTTTTAATGATTATATATGGAGGGAAGAAAAGCCAAAGCTTACTATTTAAAAGATAGTTCATCATGAGATTCAGCCGCTCTCTTTATTAATTGAAGCATcgacatttttttaaattagcaaaaaaattaatataatcattTTCGTTAATACATGAAATTGCCttcatataaaatttatatttaaaaattattaaataatttaataaatttggCTACATTAAAAAAGTTTATTAAGTGGACAAAAGATAATAACCCTtacaatattttcttttaatttttaattttttagcatttaattaatataacaaTGCTACAAAATCAGTataatttattaagaaaaaatataggtagacaataaaaatattaaataatataaacaatAGATTTattggatgttcattttactaggtatacggatggttattttaatattacaatttagataattaatttaaaagtgtAATGTGTTTTTATTCAATTAGTGATTGTTCATGTTATTCAAGATGGTCATTATTTACTTAACACTCCTCATTTATTAATCAACATTTAGCCATCAGTTTATTTTTACAGGTAAAATTAAGGAAAAAAATCTAAATGCACTAGTAAAATGAGAAATGTTAAATTGTTAACtcaatttttagtttattttttaaatttaataattcaataatatatTGTAAGAAAGATTAGGAGCTAGTATAATATGAGATTATATTTAATagtgtataattttttttgatagTTAAATActgataaaattttaataaaaatattttttatagactTTCTCATATATTATGtctcatattttttaatattaataattaacaaaataataattttttgtaagaTTCGTCCTAATAAAATATGTACGTCGACTAAAATTACTCGGCACTATCAATAAAATTTGCCGGATCTAGAAATTTTCACTCATTCATATATTTACCTTGGGTCCCCGAGGACCGTTCCTCCATAGGGGTGTGGAAGTGGTATCACAGTTGGCACAGCGGCGAGAAAAGAAAGCATCACCGTCGGATCCCTTGCTGGCTTTAGCCTCAGAATGCTGAGGATTCTGTTTGGAGCGAcgttcatgatgatgatgatgacgtGTTCGCCTGTCTTCGTCTTCGGAGAATCTCGTGGACGGTGTCCCCAGGGAGAGGGTACAGTCCACGGACGACCAAGACAAAGACGAGGAAGAAGGTGTAAAGGAGTACCTGTTTGGGTCACCGTAATAATAGTCATCTCCATAAGGCGTGGGGAACATGCCGCATTTACACGTGCCCATCACGTGATCCTGAGAGTTGCTGTTACTGCAACAATGATTCATcattcttttctttatcttctcAAAATTGTATGTAGAGGAGCCAATGCAAGTTAGAGAAATAAAAAGCGGGTATTATTTTGAAATGTGAGAGGGACAGTTACAATGAAGAGTTAGAAGGGTATGAGAAGTGAGTGTTGTCAGGTAGCTTTATATAAGCTAATAAAGGAGTCCACGTTGTCATAGTAACCGCAAATAGAGAGTTTAGTTTTGTCTTTTTATAGTCAAAGGATATCAGGACTAAAAGAAATAAACATGAGGGGCCCAAAGTCTGGGTTATAGCCTGGAAAAAGTGAACTCTTAAGTGAGAAGAAATCAAGAGGTGACTAAGACTGAATCATAACTAATTAGTCACAGAACCAGGAGTTGAGTTTTGTTGGTACTTGGTAAGGCATGCATGAGTCTGCTTTTTAGAGTTATTGCGCATTTGCGCTTATGCTATCACATAACTATTGCATTAGGGTTGCAtttggaaaaataaattaaaattgattgacaaaaaaataagattaaacTAAGTTTTTGTAATGTATTTAGTCTAAAATATATTAGATTGAATTATGTTTTAGTATTATATTTAGTTTAAGATAAATATAGAGACTaagaaataaatttaaagagttaaatgaaaatatttttaaaaagaatatcattaaagttttaattttcgtttttaaaaattttagtctcttATGTTTATAActtttagaaatattaaaaattttaaaattttatatttaaattataaaaatatttttaacattaaattattttttaatattttttctcacGCGTCATTGTGATGACAGTCGTTTCATTGGTAATATAGcattaataattttttctatGTTGTAATTTATTTACGCCTATCGTTGTTagtgttattatttttagaattattCTCCACATCCAAGCAATTTTAACATCTAAGTTCATCTAAGTAATTTACGGTCACGCgctattttttcttcttctccccttGCGGTACCAACAACACCACCACCTCATTCCCCTTCTTTTCTCatttgaattttttcttctgatttccttcctttttcttcttctcctccatcatcatcatcatcatcatcatcttcttcttctacatatcatcattatcattattgtcgttattgttattgttgaatTTTTACAAGATGTTGTTTGATCTAAAATAGATTTTCAATGTGTTTTTATTCATGATTCAGTCTTGTTTGTGTGACTATTTTCGAACTGAGTTAATTGTGTCGCAATTGTTATGTAATTTCAGTTTATTTTTGAGTTAATTGTATCGCAATCATTCtataattttggttcatttatGAGTGAATTAAGTTGCATTTGGACTCGTTGTCTTGtacaattcaaaactctttcttctcaacttctactgcttcttcttcttctttctctttttcttcttcatcttctcattcttattttattttttcaaaattcttcttGATTTACTCAAATTTAATACAATTTCTGAGTTCTGCAGATTCTTTACCATTGTTTTATACTTCTCATTTTTCTGAGTTAATTGTGTCGCAATTATTtgtaatttcggttcatttttGAGTGAACTAAATTGCATTTAGACTCGTTGTCCTGC
Above is a genomic segment from Arachis stenosperma cultivar V10309 chromosome 1, arast.V10309.gnm1.PFL2, whole genome shotgun sequence containing:
- the LOC130962772 gene encoding GATA transcription factor 19, whose product is MMNHCCSNSNSQDHVMGTCKCGMFPTPYGDDYYYGDPNRYSFTPSSSSLSWSSVDCTLSLGTPSTRFSEDEDRRTRHHHHHERRSKQNPQHSEAKASKGSDGDAFFSRRCANCDTTSTPLWRNGPRGPKTLCNACGIRYKKEERRASATAAATTTTVTNSGGEMEPVATHMYGHNNNNSWYYTNSQGNNNGELRFMDYDANDDMDPFPSWRLNNADRTNLVHDFTR